Proteins encoded within one genomic window of Nitrospirota bacterium:
- the rplU gene encoding 50S ribosomal protein L21, whose amino-acid sequence MYAIIETGGKQYKVSEGDTIKIEKIENKDSVIFENVLMLSDGENVTYGKPLISAAKVTANVVGSAKDRKVLIFKQKTRKDHRKLRGHRQILTTVKITGIVSN is encoded by the coding sequence ATGTACGCGATAATAGAGACAGGCGGCAAGCAGTATAAGGTATCTGAAGGCGATACCATAAAGATCGAAAAGATCGAAAATAAAGACAGCGTCATATTCGAAAATGTCCTGATGCTCTCTGACGGCGAGAATGTCACTTACGGCAAACCACTCATATCGGCGGCAAAAGTAACCGCCAATGTTGTTGGTAGTGCAAAAGACAGGAAGGTCCTTATCTTTAAGCAGAAGACGAGAAAGGATCACAGAAAGCTCAGAGGACACAGGCAGATCTTGACCACTGTTAAGATAACGGGTATTGTTTCAAATTAA
- the rpmA gene encoding 50S ribosomal protein L27, which yields MAHKKGVGSTRNGRESHSKRLGVKKYGGELVKAGSVLVRQRGTKIHPGLNVGKGGDDTLFATAAGYVKFEHKGRERKLVSIYPEAQV from the coding sequence ATGGCTCATAAAAAAGGTGTTGGAAGTACAAGGAACGGACGCGAAAGCCACTCAAAACGTTTAGGCGTAAAGAAATACGGCGGTGAGCTGGTCAAGGCAGGCAGCGTCCTTGTAAGGCAGAGAGGCACCAAGATACATCCCGGCTTAAATGTAGGCAAGGGAGGAGACGATACCCTCTTTGCAACGGCTGCCGGATACGTAAAGTTCGAACATAAGGGCAGAGAGAGAAAGCTGGTCAGTATCTATCCTGAAGCACAGGTATAA
- a CDS encoding M23 family metallopeptidase produces the protein MKKLFFCLILSVLLTSSCSTRGPFSVGNPHGGFAAFGERRHPGIDFRISSGTPLIAPSDGVVIYIGEPFANELWGGGFFVGISHGEQFYTLYGHLSKVFVEKGQSLKRGELIGLSGSSNLRYAHLHFGVCKITEDLMDCQNYSKTYDPDDFWLEGKARCFDPKTDYSGYSQKDITLPIECGETAKELMARTKSKDQN, from the coding sequence ATGAAAAAACTATTTTTCTGTCTGATCTTAAGCGTTTTGCTTACATCCTCATGTTCCACGCGAGGCCCCTTCAGTGTTGGCAATCCTCATGGCGGTTTTGCAGCATTTGGCGAAAGGCGGCATCCAGGAATTGATTTCCGTATCAGCAGCGGGACTCCACTGATCGCTCCGTCTGATGGAGTGGTTATTTACATCGGAGAGCCCTTTGCTAACGAGCTGTGGGGCGGCGGTTTTTTCGTTGGAATCTCGCACGGCGAACAGTTCTATACACTTTATGGCCATCTAAGCAAAGTTTTTGTTGAGAAAGGCCAGTCACTCAAGAGGGGTGAATTAATCGGCCTGTCGGGTTCATCCAATTTAAGGTATGCTCACCTTCATTTTGGTGTGTGTAAAATTACAGAAGACCTGATGGACTGTCAGAACTATTCAAAAACCTACGATCCGGACGATTTCTGGTTAGAAGGCAAGGCCCGGTGTTTTGATCCGAAAACAGATTATTCGGGATACTCTCAGAAAGATATAACGCTTCCTATTGAATGCGGGGAGACTGCAAAAGAGCTGATGGCCCGGACCAAAAGCAAGGATCAGAACTAA